CGAGATAGTATCCGTGCTGACATCTGAACTTGATGGCCAAGGCTCGGTTTATCGCAGTCATCAAAATGGCGGGGCGCGCCCAAGTTTGAAATGGCGCAAACCCACAATCCAAGATTCACGGCACATGCAGACATGATGCGTAGCGTTCATGCCACTGCGAGTCGACGTGATGGTGCAGAGTACCTGCTCCGTCCCTACATGAGCATGAACAAATCTGGCCCGCCGTGGCAAGTTGCTGGTTGGACGCCTCAGCTGTTCCGACCCCACAAACCGGGAACCCAAGCGGCATgcagatggagatggagatggaggacgGAGGATGAGTGATGGATGagtgatggatgatggaagCTCCATGCGAGCATTGCACTGGCAACTGGGCTGTCGATGGGGTTCTTGGGTAGCATCAATCGATGGAGTCCGAGGCCTACAGATAACTCGGAAGTTGGATACTCCAAGGCGCCAACAACTACATCGTCATTGCGTTGCACATTCTCCTCCGGTGGCTCTGTGGTGTGACGCGACAGAGCGGATCAGATTCAATGGCGCACTAGGGCGCGCGTTTTCCTCAGGgactactagtagtactagtactccgtactccgtagtagaCCCAGAGCCGGAGCTGAAACCAATCTGGTCTGTCCAGGATGGCAGCAGATTGTACATTTTTCTGCCCACTGAATACCTCAATGCTTGAACAGGATAATAGCAGATTTGCGTGGCGTCTGTTGAGCCTTGACGGCACAGACGCGCCCATGTCGCAAGGCAGGTGCATTACATGTGCTGCGTACCAGCTCAGGCACCCGGGCAGGCATGCAGCATGGAGGGGGATGCCGTCGGTACTCGGCGTCACTGGCAAAACACACGATGGTCGAGGTACCGAGCCTCGTCGAACAATGCCCACACACACAATTACGCTCCCTCGTTCAACAATGCTGTCTGGTGCCCCGATGAGGCGCCTTGGCTCAGGTGGCCGCTGAGTGGTTGCCCTGAGCCCACTAAACTTTGGCAACGTGAggtcgacatctggactggCCCATTGCCATGCACGCCCCGTCATAAGTCGGCTCCACTCGGGCGCGGGCTGGCCACTTACATGACCTCACACGCCCTCCAACGCTGCGGGTGCTCAACTGGTGTCAATGGTTCAGGCGCCTGGTTCCATGTCCACCTGCACTTCAGGGCAACAGTCCAGCAGCACCGGTGCAGACCAGTGGACCCGagtcccaacattgaatgccaaTCCACCCAGGCTGTGCGCCAGGCCGCTGCTGTGCAGGCTCGAGTGttgtctggtgctggtgaCGGTTTTGTGCCAACGGGTGTGCCAACAGGTGTGCACAACTCTTGAACCGTCGACGGCCAACTTTGTATGCCGGGCCTGCTGTGCCGTACTGGTGCACCACACCTAAATGCTCGACTGAACAAACAACGGCACTTTGGCATCCCCACAGCCAAACGCTCAAGTCGCCTCGACATATCCCGCATCTTGACTGCTCGGTCCGGTTTCCTCACTGCCTCAAGTCCGGTGTGTCCTCGACGCTGCGCCGCATTGCCAGTTCCGATTCACCATCCATCGCTGTTCTGCGATCCTGCTTCACTTGACTTGACCGTTTTTcgtcttctccttctccttctttccCACGCTTGGGcccatcttcatcaacaCGCTTTCTATGGCCTGTGCTGCTAGACCCCCTTTCCTCCGTCCGCTCCAGACACTTCTGCCACCGGCCTGCTAGTTTCCCGTCGACGTGCACCACTCTCCACGACCGTCTTGTCACGAGCGCAATCGAGTTGACTCCCTGTTCTCGAGGGCTGTTTTTTCCTGTCATTCTTTCTCATACATTGCATCTGTCTTTTCTCAGGCCAAGCCCGTCCTCTTTGTCACTCTGCGATACCCTTTCTTCTACAGTCCAGCGGCGAGCTACGCCCCCTCCGCTTCTCTCTCGCCTCCGTCGCTCAGCACCCACAGTCTCCCAGTTCCCAATCTTCAGGAGAGCATTGGATCCCGCCGTCTCTCCTTCCCTCGAGACCTCCACGCCGGGGCCGTTGCTGTTTTCTCGCCACCTCCTCTCCGACAATCGTCCTCTTCACAGCTGAGTTCTTCGTACCCTATCGAGCAGCTCCAAGGCGATCCCAGGTCCGAGACAATACCGCTGGACAGAGCCTCGGTGCTCCCCCCCCAAAATTCTGAGCACCGAGCACGACCGCCGCGACGCCACGAACGTCGAATCTTGCACCGCAACGCTATATCCGCGTGAATGCACAGAGACAAGATCGCAGTCTGGCCCCGAGATAGCGACACAGACATCCGCCAGCAAGTTCGTGCTGTGCAAAGCGGCGTCCTCTTCGGCCATAGCTAGTGGCTTCACATCTTCTGCTTCCATCTTGATTGCAGACGAGCTCTAGTGCCGCTAGCTTCTTCTGACCGCTCCTCAAACCGTGCTTGAACTCCGTCCGAGGCTCGTTAGCTTCATGGACGCCAGGTCTGCGACCTCAGAACCTCAGCATCCTTACCCCCTGAGCCCGTGGACGGCGACTTCCACTTCCACGACGCTTTCTACAGAGTCCACCAGCAACGGGGCTGCGCACTCGCCATCGTCGGAAAGTCCCCCGGACGCAGCTGCTCACCCCGTCCCTGCCGGGGCCGCGGCGCCATTTGCCCAGCTCGAATTCCTTCCCTTTCTCTTCCCCCAGCAAACCATCTACCACGCCCAGCTTCTGCACTACAACAAGCTCATCTCGCCCTCGCGCGGAGGTGGACTCCAGACTCCGCCCCTGCCCCCCGTCGTGTCCTCCCCCCACGTGCAGGCCGGACCCCGATCAAGATCATCTAGCAGAGTGTCCTTGAAAGACGCATCGGCCAGCAAGGGAGCCGCGTCAGGAGGCAATGGGAACCGCTCGCATCACAACCCCGACAAAATCAACCGTCCGGTTATAACGTCGAAAGACGCGCCTTCCAAAATGCCCCCCAAACATTCAGTCGAGACATCGAGGAGCATTCCTCAACGATCCAATGCCGCAGCTACCTTAGCCCACGGACAGTCCCACTCGAGCTCTGTGCCGTCTACGCCTCATCAGCATGCTCGACAGTTTTCGTTCGAGTCACGGGAGCCATCTCCAACTGCCGCTAACAACCATTCCCCCCGATCGGCATATTCGGAAACCAATAGCACACTACCCTCATTACGGCCCCTGCCTCCTAGGCTTGGTGGATGCAAATACGAGACTGCTCAGATCAATTCAAGACGCAGAATACCGTACTCTGTGGGAAGTGACCGACTCGAAAAACTGGACTTGCGAACTGTCAAGAACAAGTTGTCagaggatgaggagaggAAATTAGCCACAGATATGCGCGAGATATACAATCGTTTACTACCGACCGAGGAGGTCGAAGAAAGGCGGAAAAAGCTGGTCCAGAAGCTAGAAAAAATATTCAACGATGAGTGGCCCGGCCATGATATTCGTGTGAATTTGTTTGGGTCCTCGGGCAATCTGCTATGTTCAGATGACTCGGATGGTATGTTCAAACAGTCGGCATGGAAACTAGTCGTGCATAACTAATGCTGGTTTGTTTCTAGTGGACATTTGCATTACTACTTCATGGCAAGAGTTGGAAGGAGTTTGCATGATAGCTGACCTCCTCGCAAGGCGTATGTTTCCACCTTCGAACCTACATGGAACAGTCTTCGCTAACACACACTATTCAGGCGGAATGGAAAAGGTTGTTTGCATATCTGCGGCCAAGGTGCCCATTGTCAAGATCTGGGATCCTGagcttggcctggcctgcgACATGAATGTGAACAACACTCTTGCCCTCGAAAATACCAGAATGGTTCGCATATACGTAGAAGCCGATCCTCGTGTTCGCCAATTGGCAATGATTATCAAATACTGGACCAGGAGGAGAATTATCAATGATGCTGGTGAGATGATGGAACCATACCTCTGGTATCTATAAAACATTGTTGCTGACATACCTCGTCCTCTTCAAACAGCTTTTGGTGGCACGTTGAGTTCTTACACGTGGATATGCCTTATTATCGCATTTCTTCAACTCCGAAATCCTGCAGTTCTTCCCGCATTGCATCAAATGCCATATAAGATGCCAAAATCAGATGGCACCCCTAGCGACTTTGCGGATAATCTCAAGAAGATCAAAGGATACGGCAGCAAAAATAAATCATCTGTCGCAGAGCTGTTGTTTCAATTTTTTCGATTCTACGCTCACGAATTCGATTACGACAAGCACGTGCTGACCATCAGGCAGGGAAAGCTTCTAACAAAGCAAGAAAAGAAGTGGAATTATGCCTTGAACAATCAATTATGTGTCGAGGAGCCTTTCAACGTTTCTCGAAATCTCGGAAATACTGCCGACGAATATGCGTTTCGAGGTCTACACTTGGAGCTGCGTCGCGCGTTTGATCTGCTTTCCGAGGCGAAGCTTGACGAGGCGTGCGAGCAATACGTATTTCCGAAGGAAGAGGAGCGCGTCTGGACTCGACCAGCCCCGCAGCCCCGTCCAGTGCTTCTGCGAAGCTCGTCACAGACACACTCTGGTCGAGGCGGGCGAGGACATCACAGAGGCGGCCGCCACAACAACAATTTCCACAGGGGCGGAGGGGGGTCGAATAGAAGAGCCTCTTCGAGTATACCGGCTTATGAGCAAAATATGTTTGTGCCATTGAGTATGCAGCAGGACATGTCATGGCTCCAGACACCTCAGTACCCGTTTCAATACACTCAGCAGGACCTCATGACGCAAATAGCCTATCAAGAGCAAATGCGACACTTTCACAACTTGTATGCGCAGGGGCCCTTCCTTCCGCACCAAGTGATtagccagcagcagcagcagcagcagagacTGTCTATCAACTGTGGTTCGGGTCAGCAGTCGTCGGACCGATCAAGAACAAACTCATTCGACAATGTTCCAGTCACCGCACCACTACGGCCAGAAATATATGCCCTGTATGGGATGAACATAGGCCACGCTTTTCTTCCACAAAATGGCTACGGATCTTACCCCTCGAGCCCTGCAACAACGAATAACAACGCAGCTCAAGACTTCCGCCGGTCCCTCCAAAGATCCACAATCTCTACTGAGGGAGGGGCATCGATGTCAAGTAGCTCGGTAAGGTCTCAGTCGCAACCAGCACAGAGGTCGCCGTCTGCCAATCCTGGTGCGGGCTATCAACTGAGCAGCCAAACTCCAGCCAGCGCAAAGTTGTCTGCACCGAGACAAACGAATGGCATAACAATCCCAAATTTTATGCCGGATGATGCTGATTTTGATGAGACACCCAAAGCCGCGTCTGAATCGCCAGAGTCTGTAGATGCCAAGTCCTCTGGCTTCTTCCAAGCCAGAAGCCTGAGTCCGACTAGACCTGCCCAAtctcaacaacaacaacagcagcagcagcagcagcagcatttGCCAAATGGCATTGCCTTTGGAGACCTGGCCACAAAGTCTTCAAGTCCTGAAAGACGACGGCTCTCAATAGAGCAGCTGCCTCAGACGCTGCTAGACCGAAGGATGCGCAGAGCATCCAGGTCTCCATCTCCCTTAGGGCACGCCCGTGCATTTTCCGTTGGTGTGACTTCTTCTGCCCCGTTGACATCTGCACCATTCCCCAGTAGTCAGGGCAGCAAAGCCTCGTCAAGACCACTGGTGGTAAACGGCTCAGGATTGAAGACTGCAGTAACCCCACCTGGTCCATCGCCCTCGAGTAGGGCAGAATCACTGGGATCTGAGGATTCACCAGTGGCCGGCATGGAGAATGCTTTGCATATCAGTACGGTCCCCGTCTGGCCCATGCAGCCTCCTGCCAACACGACATTGCAGCCGTCGGCACCATCCCGAATCCAACAAGCGCCTTCACCTTTGGCCTTGGACCGACCACCGATTGTAGTCAATGGATCCAGCGCGCCGTTGTCCATGCCGCACTGTGCAGAAGACGCTTCATTCAAAGACCGGATTGCGCTGATGAATTCTATCTACTTGACCAGTCAACCGAACCAGCAGGAAGCCCCCAATGGCGCCACTGCCCGTCTCTCGCCATCCGCCAGGCAACGCTTGATGTCTCGACAGCCTCAAAACGGTGTCATTGCTCCGCTGGATCTAGCAATTGGTGACAATAGGGTGGGCAAGCCTACGGCAATCGATGCTGCTCATCTCTCTCCTGTGTATGAAACGCGAACACCCTCGCCAACTACACTCCGGAAGCAAGAGCCAGCCGCATCgatgccaacatggctgccCAACAAGCCCCCCTACAAGGCTGAAGCAAGCAAGCCCACTCGCGTGGATCTTTCCAAGGAGGCGCTGCACAGCCCGGACCACCGGCGCCCTCCATTTGTCGACGCAGATAAGGGTCAGAAGAGTCAGAAACCACAcgtggcagcagcaaagtcAGCGCCGCAGCGAGAAAACGGACATGTACGCGGCGCCAAGAGtgagggcgacggcggttGGCAGAAGGCTGCTGGtaaagggaagaagaaggcccaCAACACAGTTTCAACACAGCCCTCGCAAGCCGAACTCCCGCCGAAGAATGAATTCGAACGCAAAGGCGGTTAGACTTGGTGGATTGTTATCAGCTAATTATAATCAAACTGCCGCGGCCGAGGCGAATCTGAAGATGGTCAAATGCTGGTTGGATAGAGTCAACAGTGGTGGAGGATCTTGGTGcattttttgttttgtttttggagCCGCAAAGAGATTCACAAAAGATGTCTGAGAAGAACAGGGTAGTGGTTGACATGATTTGCAGCTTACACAGCATCGAGTTGGACATGATTTGGGACGTGGCTAATCCCGACAATGACATGTACGAGGGTTGCTAGGGCGGAATTCGATGTAGAAGCATATGTACAATGCATGAAGCTGTTGCGGGAGATAAACAGAGGGGATTGAAAGTTGGGGATATGACAGCAACCCTTGGCGATCAGAGATGCGAAGTTGTATCGACATGGAATCAAATGGTGTGGTTGGATCGTGGGCGGGCAACCCAAGGGCATGCTGGGCGTATGATTACAAGGGTTAGCTGGCAGGCGTTTTGCATTCGAGAAGCCGTTGTCGCGCccctttttctcttttttatCATTTATATATACGGCATGGCGGTGTTTACGGAGGCATTGATTAATGTTTCTGATGTTTGTCGACCGCCAGGATGGAAACAGCCCTAGGATGGCTGCTAGCGGCATAGATAGGGATGTTACAAAGTTATGCACAAAAGATAGTTGAATCAAGAAAAGATAAATAACACGGGACGAGGCTTTGCAGATTCATGACATGCGTGTTGTGCACTGGGTGTTGGTTGTGACTTTGGGGCCATATGTCGCGGGAGGTGTCTCGGCCACGTTGGACATCGAGAGGCGATATGGAGTGCACGGCGTAGAAGCGATGTGTACCAATGACGAGCAGCAAGGGCCCAGGCCGATGGGGTCTGGTTGCGTTTATGAATCCAAGTCGCGGCTGGGGGCCAACGCAAGTCACTTGCGATGGGCGTTTggttgttggttgttggttgtACGTGTAAAAAGGGCGCTTGTGGTCCAGTTGGTGCTCCGCCGGGGATGTTGGTCATCTTCAGCGGGTACgtctagtactagtagtagtagtagtagaaTCAAGGAGAGAGCCATTTGATGTCGAAGCGAACACATGGAGCCTCGTGTTGGGCCGCGGGCAGCTAGGCGAGATGGTGACGGGTGGTATTGGGGGCCGGTGGCGGCTAGGGCGGTTCGTGGGCGGTTTATACTTGGCATCTGGCGACGAAGCGTCCTTGGGGGCTGACGATGTTGGACGAGACTTTTGCCATTGTTGATGGGCTGTGTTTGAGGACAAGGTTGGTCGTGAGGGTGGCGGATTGCGGATTTCTGTAGGGCGTTGGATGCTCGAGCTGTCGGTCGTGTTGGTGGGCGGGACGTTGCGCCTTTGTCTGGCTGGGGTTTGGGGgtcggccaggccaggccttTTTCTGGGAAGAACATGGAATGTGTATATATGACGGGGCTGTGCGATGTTATACGGAGAGAAGATGTGTATCGTGCTCGGGGGTGTTGGTCGTGATTTATACCGGCACGGGTCATCTGGGGGTTGTGGCCGGGAGGGATTTGTCGACGGTGGATTCTTGCCGTTTTAGTCTCTGGGCTCTGTGTACGTCAGTCTATACATACTTTATGTATCTACTCATCACTGCAGATACATCTTCCAGTggtacttcaatgttctctaagagctccatgtcaatgtTCTGCCAAAGTAGGACACCCTCGGCAATAGCAGACCGTCACGGCGGGGAAGACAATCAGAAAGTTCAAAGTTTAGACTCGCATTACGATATATGTCAATATGCTACTTGTCTTGGCCGGCACCCCGTCCAGCTCCATTCGTCGATCGgtacgccgccgcccgctgGGCCATGTAGTCCTCCGCGCAGACGGGACAGCCCGGAACGACGGGGTGTCCGTCGCAAGtctcgacgaggccggtgTATGTGCCGTGCTTGGGGTCCTTGGAACACGCGAATGTCGAGAGTGCAAATGTGACtcttttggcggcgcaggtgGTCGAGTGCGCTGCGGTCGTTTGGCGCTTCATTTTTGACG
The DNA window shown above is from Metarhizium brunneum chromosome 1, complete sequence and carries:
- the cid13 gene encoding Poly(A) RNA polymerase cid13, whose product is MDARSATSEPQHPYPLSPWTATSTSTTLSTESTSNGAAHSPSSESPPDAAAHPVPAGAAAPFAQLEFLPFLFPQQTIYHAQLLHYNKLISPSRGGGLQTPPLPPVVSSPHVQAGPRSRSSSRVSLKDASASKGAASGGNGNRSHHNPDKINRPVITSKDAPSKMPPKHSVETSRSIPQRSNAAATLAHGQSHSSSVPSTPHQHARQFSFESREPSPTAANNHSPRSAYSETNSTLPSLRPLPPRLGGCKYETAQINSRRRIPYSVGSDRLEKLDLRTVKNKLSEDEERKLATDMREIYNRLLPTEEVEERRKKLVQKLEKIFNDEWPGHDIRVNLFGSSGNLLCSDDSDVDICITTSWQELEGVCMIADLLARRGMEKVVCISAAKVPIVKIWDPELGLACDMNVNNTLALENTRMVRIYVEADPRVRQLAMIIKYWTRRRIINDAAFGGTLSSYTWICLIIAFLQLRNPAVLPALHQMPYKMPKSDGTPSDFADNLKKIKGYGSKNKSSVAELLFQFFRFYAHEFDYDKHVLTIRQGKLLTKQEKKWNYALNNQLCVEEPFNVSRNLGNTADEYAFRGLHLELRRAFDLLSEAKLDEACEQYVFPKEEERVWTRPAPQPRPVLLRSSSQTHSGRGGRGHHRGGRHNNNFHRGGGGSNRRASSSIPAYEQNMFVPLSMQQDMSWLQTPQYPFQYTQQDLMTQIAYQEQMRHFHNLYAQGPFLPHQVISQQQQQQQRLSINCGSGQQSSDRSRTNSFDNVPVTAPLRPEIYALYGMNIGHAFLPQNGYGSYPSSPATTNNNAAQDFRRSLQRSTISTEGGASMSSSSVRSQSQPAQRSPSANPGAGYQLSSQTPASAKLSAPRQTNGITIPNFMPDDADFDETPKAASESPESVDAKSSGFFQARSLSPTRPAQSQQQQQQQQQQQHLPNGIAFGDLATKSSSPERRRLSIEQLPQTLLDRRMRRASRSPSPLGHARAFSVGVTSSAPLTSAPFPSSQGSKASSRPLVVNGSGLKTAVTPPGPSPSSRAESLGSEDSPVAGMENALHISTVPVWPMQPPANTTLQPSAPSRIQQAPSPLALDRPPIVVNGSSAPLSMPHCAEDASFKDRIALMNSIYLTSQPNQQEAPNGATARLSPSARQRLMSRQPQNGVIAPLDLAIGDNRVGKPTAIDAAHLSPVYETRTPSPTTLRKQEPAASMPTWLPNKPPYKAEASKPTRVDLSKEALHSPDHRRPPFVDADKGQKSQKPHVAAAKSAPQRENGHVRGAKSEGDGGWQKAAGKGKKKAHNTVSTQPSQAELPPKNEFERKGG